The proteins below come from a single Nocardioides eburneiflavus genomic window:
- a CDS encoding lytic transglycosylase domain-containing protein, translating to MLSAAWTASLTGGIGSASADPDGPRTLPDGTVLPASAIEAPASVGDDAVTRAAALTPGSASDIPQAALSAYQRAEAVINGADKGCNLPWELIAAIGRVESDHGRFGGNVLDEQGVAQPGIYGIALNGKNNTQDIADTDAGQYDNDTRHDRAVGPMQFIPSTWAVVGVDGDSDGTRNPQDIDDSALATAVYLCSGDDDLSSEQGQRASVYRYNHSNAYVDLVLEIMQAYMDGDFSAVPTSTLTSGVIVPETTGSSGTGGKGGNGGKGGKGDKDDDSPTKDPTPTQTPTSTPTQTPTSTPTQTPTQTPTKDPTTNPTTSVPTSVPTLSPTLPPLPTATVSNTLTYAEAIAQCTAQGIIDLPLTGTNELEDCANDLLNP from the coding sequence GTGCTGTCCGCTGCGTGGACGGCCAGCCTCACCGGTGGCATCGGCTCGGCCAGCGCCGACCCCGACGGCCCCCGTACGCTCCCCGACGGCACCGTCCTCCCCGCCTCCGCGATCGAGGCCCCTGCGAGCGTCGGCGACGATGCCGTCACCCGCGCCGCGGCCCTGACGCCCGGCTCGGCCAGCGACATCCCCCAGGCCGCACTGTCGGCCTACCAGCGCGCCGAGGCCGTCATCAACGGTGCCGACAAGGGCTGCAACCTGCCGTGGGAGCTCATCGCCGCGATCGGCCGCGTCGAGTCCGACCACGGCCGCTTCGGCGGCAACGTGCTCGACGAGCAGGGCGTCGCGCAGCCCGGGATCTACGGCATCGCCCTCAACGGCAAGAACAACACGCAGGACATCGCCGACACCGACGCCGGCCAGTACGACAACGACACGCGTCACGACCGCGCGGTCGGTCCGATGCAGTTCATCCCCTCGACCTGGGCGGTCGTGGGCGTCGACGGCGACAGCGACGGCACCCGCAACCCGCAGGACATCGACGACTCCGCCCTCGCGACCGCGGTCTACCTGTGCTCCGGCGACGACGACCTGTCCTCCGAGCAGGGCCAGCGCGCCTCGGTCTACCGCTACAACCACTCCAACGCCTACGTCGACCTGGTGCTGGAGATCATGCAGGCCTACATGGACGGCGACTTCAGCGCCGTGCCGACCTCCACGCTCACGAGCGGCGTGATCGTGCCCGAGACGACCGGCTCGTCCGGCACCGGCGGCAAGGGAGGCAACGGCGGCAAGGGGGGCAAGGGCGACAAGGACGACGACTCGCCGACCAAGGACCCGACGCCCACCCAGACGCCGACCTCGACGCCCACCCAGACGCCGACCTCGACGCCGACCCAGACTCCGACGCAGACGCCCACCAAGGACCCGACGACCAACCCGACGACCTCGGTCCCGACCAGCGTGCCGACGCTCAGCCCGACGCTGCCGCCCCTGCCGACGGCGACGGTCAGCAACACGCTGACCTACGCAGAGGCAATCGCGCAGTGCACCGCCCAAGGCATCATCGACCTGCCCCTGACCGGGACCAACGAGCTCGAGGACTGCGCGAACGACCTGCTGAACCCCTGA
- the hemB gene encoding porphobilinogen synthase: MTDETPVQVPTVRPRRLRRTPALRRMVAEHHVVPSSLVLPVFIREGLDEPRPISSMPGVVQHSRDSLKQAASEAAELGLGGVMLFGIPEHKDATGSGGIDPGGVLNLAITDVVAEVGDQLTVMSDLCLDEFTDHGHCGLLTPDGEVDNDRTLVAYGQMALAQAAAGVDMVGPSGMMDGQVRVVREALDAAGHSHVSILAYSAKYASAFFGPFREAVDSSLQGDRRTYQQDPANAVEGVREVLLDVAEGADIVMVKPALAYLDVIRRVRDAVDVPVAAYNISGEYSMVEAAAANGWIDREAAILETLTSIHRAGADVILTYWASEAARLLRR, from the coding sequence GTGACCGATGAAACCCCTGTCCAGGTCCCGACCGTCCGTCCCCGGCGGCTGCGGCGCACCCCGGCCCTGCGCCGGATGGTCGCCGAGCACCACGTGGTGCCGAGCTCGCTCGTGCTGCCGGTCTTCATCCGTGAGGGACTCGACGAGCCGCGGCCGATCTCGTCGATGCCGGGGGTCGTCCAGCACTCCCGCGACTCGCTGAAGCAGGCCGCCTCCGAGGCGGCCGAGCTCGGCCTCGGCGGAGTGATGCTCTTCGGCATCCCCGAGCACAAGGACGCCACCGGTTCCGGCGGCATCGATCCCGGGGGCGTGCTCAACCTCGCCATCACCGACGTGGTCGCCGAGGTGGGCGACCAGCTGACGGTCATGTCGGACCTGTGCCTCGACGAGTTCACCGACCACGGCCACTGCGGCCTGCTCACCCCCGACGGCGAGGTCGACAACGACCGGACCTTGGTGGCGTACGGCCAGATGGCGCTCGCCCAGGCCGCGGCCGGCGTCGACATGGTCGGCCCCAGCGGCATGATGGACGGACAGGTCCGCGTCGTCCGGGAGGCGCTCGACGCGGCCGGGCACAGCCACGTCTCGATCCTGGCCTACTCCGCGAAGTACGCCTCGGCGTTCTTCGGCCCGTTCCGCGAGGCCGTCGACTCCTCGCTCCAGGGCGACCGCCGCACCTACCAGCAGGACCCGGCCAACGCCGTCGAGGGCGTGCGCGAGGTCCTGCTCGACGTGGCGGAGGGGGCCGACATCGTGATGGTCAAGCCCGCCCTGGCCTACCTCGACGTCATCCGCCGGGTGCGCGACGCGGTCGACGTGCCGGTCGCCGCCTACAACATCTCCGGCGAGTACTCCATGGTCGAGGCCGCGGCCGCGAACGGGTGGATCGACCGCGAGGCCGCGATCCTGGAGACCCTCACCTCGATCCACCGCGCCGGCGCGGACGTGATCCTCACCTACTGGGCCTCCGAGGCCGCGCGCCTGCTCCGCCGCTGA
- a CDS encoding uroporphyrinogen-III synthase produces the protein MTRVQTPKATATTDKGATSPAQGWVSFVGSGPGDPGLLTVRAVELLQAAEVIVTEAPGHVDLVRTVLGLVEGPDGLVGGPEIVDGGFGEDGQPLTHAARAKVVVRHGKKQRVVRLMVGDPFLYASGPEEAQACVKAGVGFEVVPGVSSVSAVPAYAGIPLTTKRHREMAVVTCGEKVDWSAYADDRTLVLLSGVGSIGETAAALVEAGRSPETPVAVTRVGTTTEQQTLTSTLASVAADVRAARVAPPAIIVVGDVVDLRETLSWFETKPLFGWRALVPRTKEQAGSLSRRLREYGAVPEEVPTISVEPPRNPLQMDKAVRGLVEGRYEWIAFTSVNAVKAVREKFEEYGLDARAFSGLKIAAVGDKTAQAIADWGLRADLVPSGEQSAAGLLEDWPPYDDVLDPINRVFLPRADIATENLVAGLIDLGWECDDVTAYRTVRATPPPAPVRDAIKTGKFDAVVFTSSSTVRNLVGIAGKPHPSTIIAVIGPQTAKTAEEHGLRVDVLAPTPDVEVLVDALADFGAARRLAMLEAGEPVTRPSERTASGRRKARAK, from the coding sequence ATGACGCGAGTACAGACCCCCAAGGCCACTGCCACGACGGACAAGGGCGCGACCAGCCCGGCCCAGGGTTGGGTGTCGTTCGTCGGCAGCGGACCCGGTGACCCGGGCCTGCTGACCGTGCGCGCCGTGGAGCTCCTCCAGGCCGCCGAGGTGATCGTCACCGAGGCTCCCGGCCACGTCGACCTGGTCCGTACGGTCCTCGGTCTCGTCGAGGGCCCCGACGGCCTCGTTGGCGGCCCTGAGATCGTCGACGGCGGCTTCGGCGAGGACGGCCAGCCGCTGACCCACGCGGCCCGCGCCAAGGTCGTGGTGCGCCACGGCAAGAAGCAGCGTGTGGTGCGCCTCATGGTCGGCGACCCGTTCCTCTACGCCTCGGGTCCCGAGGAAGCGCAGGCCTGCGTGAAGGCCGGCGTCGGCTTCGAGGTCGTCCCGGGCGTCTCGTCGGTGAGCGCCGTCCCGGCCTACGCCGGCATCCCGCTGACCACCAAGCGGCACCGCGAGATGGCCGTGGTCACCTGCGGCGAGAAGGTCGACTGGAGCGCGTACGCCGACGACCGCACCCTCGTCCTGCTCTCCGGGGTCGGCAGCATCGGCGAGACCGCCGCCGCGCTCGTCGAGGCGGGCCGCTCGCCCGAGACGCCCGTCGCCGTCACCCGCGTCGGTACCACGACCGAGCAGCAGACCCTCACCTCGACCCTCGCCTCGGTCGCGGCCGACGTCCGGGCGGCGCGGGTCGCCCCGCCGGCGATCATCGTGGTGGGCGACGTCGTCGACCTGCGCGAGACGCTGTCGTGGTTCGAGACCAAGCCGCTCTTCGGCTGGCGCGCGCTGGTGCCCCGCACCAAGGAGCAGGCCGGCTCGCTGTCGCGTCGCCTGCGCGAGTACGGAGCGGTGCCCGAGGAGGTGCCGACCATCTCGGTCGAGCCGCCGCGCAACCCGCTCCAGATGGACAAGGCCGTCCGCGGCCTCGTGGAGGGCCGCTACGAGTGGATCGCCTTCACCTCGGTCAACGCTGTCAAGGCCGTCCGCGAGAAGTTCGAGGAGTACGGCCTCGACGCGCGTGCCTTCTCGGGCCTCAAGATCGCCGCCGTCGGCGACAAGACCGCCCAGGCGATCGCCGACTGGGGCCTGCGCGCCGACCTGGTGCCGTCGGGCGAGCAGTCCGCTGCCGGGCTGCTGGAGGACTGGCCGCCGTACGACGACGTGCTCGACCCGATCAACCGGGTCTTCCTGCCCCGCGCCGACATCGCCACCGAGAACCTCGTCGCAGGCCTGATCGACCTCGGCTGGGAGTGCGACGACGTCACGGCCTACCGGACCGTACGCGCCACGCCCCCGCCGGCGCCGGTGCGCGACGCGATCAAGACGGGCAAGTTCGACGCGGTCGTCTTCACCTCGTCCTCCACGGTGCGCAACCTCGTCGGCATCGCCGGCAAGCCGCACCCGTCGACGATCATCGCGGTGATCGGTCCGCAGACCGCCAAGACCGCCGAGGAGCACGGCCTGCGCGTCGACGTCCTCGCGCCCACGCCCGACGTGGAGGTCCTGGTGGACGCGCTCGCTGACTTCGGTGCGGCCCGCCGCCTCGCGATGCTGGAGGCCGGCGAGCCGGTCACCCGGCCCAGCGAGCGCACCGCGTCGGGTCGTCGCAAGGCCCGCGCCAAGTAG
- the hemC gene encoding hydroxymethylbilane synthase has translation MTTPLRLGTRASALATTQSGHVADLVRERLGLEVELVEVSTEGDVNRAPLASMGGTGVFVSALRDALLDGRVDLAVHSLKDLPTTPADGIALAAIPLREDPRDVVVARDGLTLGELPVGSRLGTGSPRRVSQLAALGLGLELQGIRGNVDTRIRKVREGEVDAVVLARAGLARLGRLDEVTEVLDPLQMLPAPGQGALAIECRTADTDLVASLAQLDDPATRAAVTAERAVLSTLEAGCSAPLGALAEVVEGEDGEELWLRAVALSEDGGLSVRMSATGPVTEAVRLGTRLAGDMLDEGAADLMTAPPVRKQHA, from the coding sequence ATGACCACTCCGCTCCGCCTCGGCACCCGCGCCTCGGCCCTCGCGACGACGCAGTCCGGCCACGTGGCCGACCTCGTCCGCGAGCGTCTCGGCCTCGAGGTCGAGCTCGTCGAGGTCTCGACCGAGGGCGACGTCAACCGCGCCCCGCTCGCCTCGATGGGCGGCACCGGCGTCTTCGTCAGCGCCCTGCGCGACGCGCTCCTCGACGGCCGCGTCGACCTGGCGGTCCACTCGCTCAAGGACCTGCCGACCACGCCCGCCGACGGCATCGCGCTCGCCGCGATCCCCCTGCGCGAGGACCCGCGCGACGTCGTCGTCGCCCGCGACGGCCTCACCCTGGGCGAGCTGCCGGTCGGCAGCCGCCTCGGCACCGGCTCGCCGCGACGGGTGAGCCAGCTCGCGGCCCTCGGCCTCGGCCTCGAGCTCCAGGGCATCCGCGGCAACGTCGACACCCGCATCCGCAAGGTCCGCGAGGGCGAGGTCGACGCGGTCGTCCTGGCCCGCGCCGGCCTGGCCCGCCTCGGTCGCCTCGACGAGGTGACCGAGGTCCTCGACCCGCTCCAGATGCTCCCGGCCCCCGGCCAGGGCGCGCTGGCGATCGAGTGCCGCACCGCCGACACCGACCTCGTCGCGTCGCTGGCGCAGCTCGACGACCCCGCCACCCGCGCCGCGGTCACGGCCGAGCGCGCGGTCCTGTCCACCCTCGAGGCCGGCTGCTCGGCCCCGCTGGGCGCACTGGCCGAGGTGGTCGAGGGGGAGGACGGCGAGGAGCTGTGGCTGCGTGCCGTGGCCCTCTCCGAGGACGGCGGACTCTCCGTGCGGATGAGCGCGACCGGCCCGGTCACCGAGGCCGTACGACTCGGAACACGTCTCGCGGGCGACATGCTCGACGAGGGAGCAGCAGACCTGATGACGGCACCACCAGTGAGGAAGCAGCACGCATGA
- a CDS encoding glutamyl-tRNA reductase, with protein sequence MSVLVVGISHKSAPVELLERLALDADGTAKLIADVMSGEHVSEATAIVTCNRLEVYAEVDRFHGSVEDLSGLLVAQARQSTEALLPHLYVHYDEGAVSHLFQVAAGLDSMVVGEGQILGQTREALRVGQEHGTVGPALNALFQQALRVGKRAHAETDIDRAAPSLVTAALERSSVPVAGARTLVIGAGAMASLAVAHLSRSGAASISVLNRTAARAERLADEYAATSVPPHALVDELATADIVISCTGAPDPLVRLADVVTARGGSDRPLTVIDLALPHDVDPSLADLPGVQLVNLAGLAAELRGLEATAGVDDVRTIVGQEISAFLAVRRQASVTPTVVALRSMATSVVDAEMDRLASRLPDLDDATRAEVLHTVRRVADKLLHEPTVRVKELADAEPAVSYTAALAELFRLDPDAVDAISRAEGGSS encoded by the coding sequence GTGAGCGTTCTCGTCGTGGGCATCTCCCACAAGTCCGCGCCGGTCGAGCTGCTCGAGCGCCTCGCGCTCGACGCCGACGGCACCGCGAAGCTGATCGCCGACGTGATGAGCGGCGAGCACGTCTCCGAGGCGACCGCGATCGTCACCTGCAACCGGCTCGAGGTCTACGCCGAGGTCGACCGCTTCCACGGCAGCGTCGAGGACCTCTCCGGGCTCCTGGTCGCGCAGGCCCGGCAGTCCACCGAGGCGCTGCTGCCGCACCTCTACGTCCACTACGACGAGGGCGCCGTCTCCCACCTCTTCCAGGTCGCCGCGGGCCTCGACTCGATGGTCGTCGGCGAGGGCCAGATCCTCGGCCAGACCCGCGAGGCGTTGCGCGTCGGCCAGGAGCACGGCACCGTCGGCCCGGCTCTCAACGCCCTCTTCCAGCAGGCACTCCGGGTCGGCAAGCGTGCCCACGCCGAGACCGACATCGACCGCGCTGCGCCCTCCCTGGTGACCGCCGCGCTCGAGCGCAGCTCGGTGCCCGTCGCGGGTGCTCGCACGCTCGTCATCGGCGCCGGTGCGATGGCCTCGCTGGCCGTCGCCCACCTCTCGCGCAGCGGCGCCGCCAGCATCTCGGTGCTCAACCGGACGGCGGCCCGCGCCGAGCGGCTCGCCGACGAGTACGCAGCCACGTCCGTGCCGCCCCACGCGCTCGTCGACGAGCTCGCCACCGCCGACATCGTCATCTCGTGCACCGGTGCGCCCGATCCGCTCGTACGCCTCGCTGACGTCGTGACCGCCCGCGGCGGCAGCGACCGCCCGCTCACCGTCATCGACCTCGCCCTGCCCCACGACGTGGACCCCTCGCTGGCCGACCTCCCGGGCGTACAGCTGGTCAACCTCGCCGGGCTCGCCGCGGAGCTGCGCGGCCTCGAGGCCACCGCCGGTGTCGACGACGTCCGCACCATCGTCGGGCAGGAGATCTCCGCGTTCCTCGCCGTACGCCGCCAGGCGAGCGTGACGCCCACGGTCGTGGCGCTGCGGTCGATGGCCACCTCGGTGGTCGACGCCGAGATGGACCGCCTCGCCTCGCGCCTGCCCGACCTCGACGACGCCACCCGCGCCGAGGTGCTCCACACCGTGCGCCGCGTCGCCGACAAGCTGCTCCACGAGCCCACGGTCCGGGTCAAGGAGCTCGCCGACGCGGAGCCCGCTGTGTCCTACACCGCAGCGCTGGCCGAGCTCTTCCGTCTCGACCCCGACGCGGTCGACGCCATCTCCCGAGCCGAGGGGGGATCGTCATGA
- a CDS encoding redox-sensing transcriptional repressor Rex, producing MTARTPDSARDIPEATVARLPVYLRALTSLADDGTTTCSSEELAASAGVNSAKLRKDLSYLGSYGTRGVGYDVEYLRYQIAREIGVTQDWPVVIVGIGNLGHALANYSGFRSRGFRVVALLDADPDRHEEVVAGLDVRSFEDLEAIVADNAVSIGVIATPAVAAQSVADRMVAAGITSILNFAPTVLSVPDGVDVRKVDLSIELQILAYHEQRKSVVPGSEVVS from the coding sequence GTGACCGCACGGACCCCCGACTCAGCCCGGGACATCCCCGAGGCAACCGTCGCCAGGCTTCCCGTGTACCTGCGTGCCCTGACCAGCCTCGCCGACGACGGCACGACGACCTGCTCGAGCGAGGAGCTCGCGGCGTCGGCCGGCGTCAACAGCGCCAAGCTCCGCAAGGACCTCTCCTACCTCGGCAGCTACGGCACCCGTGGCGTCGGCTACGACGTGGAGTACCTCCGCTACCAGATCGCGCGCGAGATCGGCGTGACCCAGGACTGGCCCGTGGTCATCGTCGGCATCGGCAACCTCGGCCACGCGCTCGCCAACTACTCCGGGTTCCGCAGCCGCGGGTTCCGCGTCGTCGCGCTGCTCGACGCCGACCCGGACCGCCACGAGGAGGTCGTCGCCGGGCTCGACGTGCGCTCCTTCGAGGACCTCGAGGCGATCGTGGCCGACAACGCCGTGTCGATCGGCGTCATCGCGACACCGGCCGTCGCCGCGCAGTCCGTCGCCGACCGGATGGTCGCGGCCGGCATCACCAGCATCCTCAACTTCGCACCGACGGTCCTGTCGGTGCCCGACGGCGTCGACGTGCGCAAGGTGGACCTCTCGATCGAGCTCCAGATCCTCGCCTACCACGAGCAGCGCAAGTCCGTCGTTCCCGGATCGGAGGTCGTGTCGTGA